From the genome of Bactrocera oleae isolate idBacOlea1 chromosome 2, idBacOlea1, whole genome shotgun sequence, one region includes:
- the Set1 gene encoding histone-lysine N-methyltransferase SETD1: MDGLTRLSSSAHSNGNNLDQNNTVSNMQLQSKTLRNFKLVSDPALVKGAIKIYRYDGITPEQPYSSMVPRDPRNPIVRMRAKPVDPLVLIIPRYKIDQNYVGQPPPIEITLSNLNDNIDNTFLAGMLSKCGLYDELVIHHHPVTNKHLGIAHIVFENTKAARLCIEKYNQKSVMGKVLSVFHDPFGKICQETVDQLTSGKPKHNSTIYTPINSFTHHPISVTLQNSTTYINSESQHDFKSQDIYNTADLPNYQKFRNEREFSQHSQQKYRSHMTDELQSRESRDKERSRQKYSYQTSYDRTKNHYNRSENDRELSKERNRDRGNRRDREREYHKTRDRERDRDRRRDIDIERDYRKRNSDRCDKDREKDKNRSRLITQEEREYETHNNYNVKSRIPQTSMFYHLGSSFPHNSVQTLGPSINTVLEQNYRFPSYGFNVESSQNPWIGQRTWTAPQPQSEPSVDIPPPPPPDKTPDWDDPEPLPPGQTSPQTIAESQTVKRSVIPAETKENSVSVDKSDITDLGKVDLDTRIEMMFKRKSFGNAPPFLQIDSSDSEVEIVKVKQDDVELCSDSNLKIKRKSLETNKKFSKESQIYEQHDASDISSSDDEILHKKESLSPIQSIKEDDRHNRQPLSNVSSQDGAYKNIKHIQGSSTSDVTASFTESNVKCSYTYQNNENEYFKQNFAYSLQVYADTSISRHFPNPAYMHSSYMPGVSSLSYGSSYNDDYGYYLHQLGSDNYKAFAGYGYNQNDPFKKQIDAVVERVSIELKQILKRDFNKKMIENTAYKNFETWWDDQLQKSRYKERTSVNSDQISQFSIASVVKSIDKAPDINQLINSQCDMSDLNSFTSLGLRASIPKLPSFRRIRKESIPETKDYEKHLSDQDEMVHGSDSEKEDVNADGNNVRNKTNKIVACSELLPKSKRKASASSFSSSDLEDSSDEGHTSEDSVLSEEEFSSCSENNYNRENGKCDISIRQQISGLISDYNKENNKTCKSIPSKNYIYSDSDDEHVIKDNVKSPKTQKNFSITSDLEDISKDSTITVTEDCEENVKKYPSDNLNSANENGGAVATVYNVGTINNTEKERKNVSNFEYDRIYSDSEEEREYQERRRRNTEYMAQIEREFLEEQALKLHETQDKSLRSVKDLKNKPLAVNDISELLPQTETATENLRNTIKIEEATKKRDKYKGKREKIAPVLSSKSKNGLKFKKKQEIKKKIQTFISPLPSQNSVASIIAIDEENKNSTELNNQQPSTVEIQKIQSDEVYKEFSDDVKMSPSSDGGSSQASQASQVALEHCYSLPPQADTSTSCNQRKKHTHFNRENDNENPQADTSTSCNQRKKHTHFNRENDNENQQNLEHDHGAYANTNAFGSNTEVVISEEQIVQRQNSKPGPGRPRKDSTKIRRKKCITQNSYDLAVEKKSMSRDILQNLVSQSNFIPAELFKARDATDELMVLYEFLTKGIDFEDIEFIRKSYEIHLQEDTYGFWLNNTHWVDHCITDRSFVPPPQKKRKREDELKRHKTGCARTEGYYKLDVREKAKHKYHHAKSNVENALSIDRSDDQLQQSHNKLISKMQGISREARSNQRRLLTAFGSIGESELLKFNQLKFRKKQLKFAKSAIHDWGLFAMEPIAADEMVIEYVGQMIRPIVADLRESKYEAIGIGSSYLFRIDMETIIDATKCGNLARFINHSCNPNCYAKVITIESEKKIVIYSKQPIGINEEITYDYKFPLEDEKIPCLCGAQGCRGTLN, encoded by the exons ATGGATGGATTAACCCGGTTATCGAGCAGTGCTCATAGTAATGGAAACAATCTCGATCAAAATAATACAGTATCTAATATGCAGTTGCAATCAAAAACTCTACgcaattttaaattagtttctGACCCAGCCTTGGTAAAAGGAGCAATTAAGATATATCGCTACGATGGTATTACACCGGAACAACCATATTCATCCATGGTACCCAGAGATCCTCGGAATCCCATTGTACGTATGCGTGCAAAACCTGTGGATCCATTGGTTCTTATTATACCACG ATATAAAATTGATCAAAATTACGTTGGCCAACCTCCACCCATCGAAATTACTTTGTCAAACTTAAATGACAACATAGATAACACATTTTTGGCTGGAATGTTAAGTAAATGTGGTTTATACGATGAATTAGTGATACATCACCATCCAGTAACTAATAAACACCTTGGTATAGCTCATATTGTTTTCGAAAATACAAAGGCTGCTCGCTtgtgtattgaaaaatataaccaaaaatcCGTTATGGGAAAA GTTTTAAGTGTTTTTCATGAtccatttggaaaaatttgtcAAGAAACTGTGGACCAACTTACGTCTGGAAAACCAAAACATAATTCCACTATATACACCCCAATTAATTCGTTTACACATCATCCAATAAGTGTTACACTTCAAAACAGCACAACATATATTAATTCGGAATCACAGCATGATTTTAAGAGTCAGGACATTTATAATACAGCAGATTTaccaaattatcaaaaatttcgTAATGAGCGTGAATTTTCACAACACTCTCAACAAAAGTACCGGAGTCATATGACTGATGAATTGCAAAGTCGAGAATCCAGAGATAAAGAACGTAGTAGGCAAAAATATTCGTATCAAACGTCATATGATCGTACGAAGAATCATTATAATAGATCTGAAAATGATAGAGAACTTTCTAAGGAAAGAAACAGAGACCGTGGGAATCGTCGTGACAGAGAAAGAGAATATCACAAAACACGTGATAGGGAACGGGATCGTGATAGGCGTCGAGACATTGACATAGAACGCGACTATCGTAAAAGAAATAGTGATCGCTGTGATAAAGATAGAGAAAAAGATAAGAATCGTAGCAGGCTTATAACACAAGAAGAAAGAGAATATGAAACGCATAATAACTATAATGTCAAATCAAGAATTCCTCAAACGTCTATGTTTTATCATCTCGGATCTTCGTTTCCACATAACTCTGTTCAAACACTAGGGCCTTCAATAAATACTGTGTTAGAACAGAATTACAGATTTCCATCATATGGCTTTAATGTCGAATCATCTCAAAATCCTTGGATTGGGCAGAGAACTTGGACTGCTCCACAACCTCAATCCGAACCAAGTGTAGATATTCCCCCGCCACCTCCCCCGGATAAAACACCAGATTGGGATGATCCCGAACCTCTGCCACCGGGACAAACAAGCCCTCAAACTATTGCAGAATCACAAACTGTTAAAAGATCAGTTATTCCTGCAGAAACTAAGGAAAATTCTGTATCTGTAGATAAAAGTGATATTACAGATTTAGGAAAAGTTGATTTAGATACAAGAATTGAAATGATGTTTAAAAGGAAATCATTTGGAAATGCTCCACCGTTTCTACAAATTGATAGTAGTGACTCGGAAGTTGAAATCGTGAAAGTCAAACAAGATGATGTAGAATTGTGTTCAGActctaatttgaaaataaaaaggaaGAGTTTAGAgacgaataaaaaatttagtaaagagTCACAAATATATGAGCAACATGACGCAAGTGACATTTCTTCAAGTGATGACGAAATTCTTCATAAAAAAGAATCATTGAGTCCTATTCAGTCAATCAAAGAAGATGACAGACATAATCGCCAACCATTGTCAAATGTATCGTCTCAAGATGgagcttataaaaatataaagcataTACAGGGAAGTAGTACATCGGACGTTACGGCGAGTTTTACAGAATCCAACGTAAAATGTAGTTATACCtatcaaaataatgaaaatgaatattttaaacaaaatttcgcATATTCTTTACAAGTCTACGCTGATACATCAATATCTCGCCACTTTCCCAATCCTGCATACATGCACTCGTCATACATGCCTGGGGTTAGCAGCTTGTCTTATGGTTCATCATATAATGATGATTACGGATATTACCTTCACCAATTGGGTAGTGACAATTACAAAGCATTTGCTGGTTATGGATACAATCAAAATGATCCATTTAAGAAGCAAATAGACGCTGTAGTCGAAAGAGTAAGCATTGAATTGAAGCAAATACTCAAACGTgacttcaataaaaaaatgataGAAAATACTGCTTATAAGAATTTCGAAACATGGTGGGATGATCAACTGCAAAAAAGTCGTTATAAGGAAAGAACTTCTGTTAACAGTGATCAAATTTCACAGTTTTCTATTGCATCGGTGGTTAAAAGTATTGACAAAGCTCCAGACATAAATCAGTTAATTAATAGTCAGTGTGATATGTCTGATTTGAATTCATTTACAAGTCTTGGACTTCGTGCGTCGATACCAAAATTACCTTCATTCCGTCGGATCCGTAAAGAATCAATTCCAGAGACTAAGGACTATGAAAAGCATTTAAGTGATCAAGATGAAATGGTTCATGGCTCGGATTCAGAAAAGGAAGATGTCAATGCAGATGGTAATAACGTTCGtaacaaaactaataaaattgtGGCTTGCTCTGAACTTTTACCAAAATCAAAACGAAAGGCCAGCGCGTCTAGTTTTTCGTCTTCAGATTTGGAAGACAGTAGTGATGAGGGACATACAAGTGAAGATAGTGTATTGTCTGAAGAAGAATTTAGTTCATGttcagaaaataattataatcgtGAGAATGGAAAATGTGATATAAGCATAAGGCAACAAATATCGGGTCTGATTTCTGactataataaagaaaataataaaacatgtAAATCTATACcttcaaaaaattacatatattcaGATAGCGATGATGAACATGTAATAAAAGATAACGTGAAATCGCctaaaacgcaaaaaaatttttctattacatCTGACTTAGAAGACATTAGTAAAGATAGCACTATTACAGTTACCGAGGATTGTgaggaaaatgttaaaaaatatccaAGTGATAATTTAAATTCTGCAAATGAAAACGGAGGCGCCGTCGCTACTGTTTACAATGTCGGAACCATAAATAACACTGAAAAGGAAAGAAAGAATGTATCGAATTTTGAATATGACCGAATATATAGTGACTCCGAGGAAGAGCGAGAATATCAAGAACGACGTCGTCGAAACACAGAGTATATGGCACAAATAGAACGGGAGTTCCTCGAGGAACAAGCACTAAAATTGCACGAAACTCAGGATAAAAGTCTTAGAAGcgtaaaagatttaaaaaataaacctcTCGCAGTAAATGATATTTCTGAATTACTCCCTCAAACAGAAACTGCTAccgaaaatttaagaaatactATAAAAATAGAAGAAGCGACTAAAAAGAGAGATAAATATAAAGGAAAGAGGGAGAAAATTGCGCCAGTTCTCTCTTCTAAATCGAAAAAtggtttgaaatttaaaaagaaacaagaaattaaaaaaaaaattcaaacttttatttcacCTTTACCTTCGCAAAACAGTGTTGCAAGTATAATCGCAATTgatgaagaaaataaaaactcaaCTGAATTAAATAACCAACAGCCTAGTACGGTtgagattcaaaaaattcaatCAGATGAAGTATACAAAGAATTTAGTGATGATGTGAAAATGTCACCGTCCTCTGATGGTGGTTCAAGTCAAGCAAGCCAGGCTAGTCAGGTTGCATTAGAGCATTGTTATTCTTTACCTCCTCAAGCTGATACTTCAACATCCTGCAACCAGAGGAAGAAACATACACATTTTAACAGAGAAAACGATAACGAAAATCCCCAAGCTGATACTTCAACATCCTGCAACCAGAGGAAGAAACATACACATTTTAACAGAGAAAATGATAACGAAAATCAACAAAACTTAGAACATGATCATGGTGCTTATGCTAATACTAATGCTTTTGGAAGCAACACCGAAGTTGTTATTTCTGAGGAGCAAATAGTTCAGCGTCAAAATTCTAAACCTGGGCCTGGTCGTCCAAGAAAGGATTCTACAAAAATTCgaagaaaaaaatgcataacACAAAATTCGTACGACCTTGCTGTGGAAAAAAAGTCCATGTCCAGagatattttgcaaaatttagtaTCTCAATCGAATTTTATTCCCGCAGAGCTGTTTAAAGCTCGTGATGCAACTGACGAATTGATGGTGCTATATGAATTTCTTACAAAAGGAATTGACTTTGAAGATATAGAATTTATTCGAAAAAGTTATGAAATTCATTTACAAGAAGATACATATGG attcTGGTTAAATAATACTCATTGGGTTGATCATTGTATAACAGACCGTTCTTTCGTACCACCTCcacaaaaaaaacgaaaaagagAAGATGAACTTAAGCGACATAAAACTGGTTGTGCTCGTACTGAAGGTTATTACAAATTAGATGTTAGAGAGAAGGCTAAGCATAAGTATCATCATGCTAAATCGAATGTAGAAAATGCCTTAAGCATAGATCGCAGTGATGATCAGTTGCAACAATCGCATAATAAGTTGATTTCCAAAATGCAAGGAATTTCACGCGAAGCGCGATCCAATCAAAGGCGTTTACTTACTGCTTTTGGTTCAATTGGAGAATCTGAATTACTAAAGtttaatcaattaaaatttagaaaaaaacaactaaagtttGCCAAATCAGCTATACATGATTGGGGTCTTTTTGCAATGGAACCGATTGCGGCTGATGAAATGGTTATAGAATATGTTGGACAAATGATACGTCCAATTGTTGCGGACTTAAGAGAATCTAAATATGAAGCAATAGGAATCGGCAGCTCATATTTGTTTAGGATTGATATGGAAACAATTATTGACGCCACCAAGTGTGGTAATTTAGCTCGCTTTATCAACCACAGTTGCAAC cccAACTGCTACGCGAAGGTCATTACGATAGAATCTGAAAAGAAAATAGTAATTTATTCCAAACAACCAATCGGAATAAACGAAGAAATAACTTATGATTATAAATTTCCTTTAGAAGACGAAAAAATTCCTTGTTTATGCGGAGCGCAGGGGTGCAGAGGGACTCTCAATTAA